The bacterium genome contains a region encoding:
- a CDS encoding molybdenum cofactor guanylyltransferase has translation MNGLGGIILLGGKSERMGTDKYLLPFFNLTLIEYLCDELSKVTDEIICVTNEPEKLYFLFHHKVSDIQPVPSALTGIHAGLVHSKYHYNFILACDLPLFHAEVVRIMIKHVRDDTQIVVPHSEKGYESLCGIYSKKCIPLIENLISSNDLRISDLYTQTPTVLIESSEIESTTHSDVFFNMNTREDYVLALEKFQKRWV, from the coding sequence GTGAACGGATTAGGCGGGATTATTCTATTGGGCGGAAAGTCCGAAAGAATGGGTACGGATAAGTATCTACTCCCGTTTTTTAATCTTACGCTTATTGAATATCTTTGTGATGAACTGAGCAAAGTTACAGATGAAATTATCTGCGTAACCAATGAGCCTGAAAAATTATACTTCTTATTTCATCATAAAGTAAGCGACATCCAACCCGTTCCGTCGGCATTGACCGGCATCCACGCGGGCCTTGTACATTCAAAATATCATTATAACTTTATTCTTGCGTGCGATCTCCCGCTTTTTCATGCTGAAGTTGTCCGGATCATGATAAAGCATGTTCGCGACGACACGCAAATCGTTGTACCACATTCTGAAAAAGGTTATGAATCTTTATGCGGAATTTATTCAAAAAAATGTATACCGCTGATTGAAAATCTCATTTCATCGAACGATTTACGTATTTCAGATTTATATACACAGACGCCAACGGTTTTAATCGAATCGAGTGAAATCGAAAGCACGACACATTCGGATGTTTTTTTTAACATGAATACGCGCGAAGACTATGTTTTAGCTTTGGAAAAATTTCAGAAAAGATGGGTTTAA
- a CDS encoding tetratricopeptide repeat protein — translation MKTTHSYLRIALTLIGLALISSVANAQTRIVYNDDFTDNGHSWYEGDTEDYYLKVAYGKYIFESKNSKTWMMTRSVGLSEYEDFVIETNMLKTSGMDNNCLGLLWGYKDPNNCYMFGISGDGNYLYGKWENGTYSSLIQWTASSYINKYNSLNKLTVEKSGDQLKLYINDHLVEQTNYEYPKGSEVGFALNTKARVEFDNLLVKQPPTGTPIFEETFADNSRNWALGDDKSRSMKVESGKYYFEHKRTVNTWLSWVPASINTYEDFIIETSMRKTKGVDDYGYGVMWGLQDENNLYYFGVSGTGYYQYGKFQNGTWVSQINWTASSSIKKGEANLLSIKKEGSQYTFYINGEYVNTAPFEEFFGDKIGFLLNVNMKVEIEDLMVRSLTASQTYDDSYSNEQHIDTYTMWDEAATAYTGLRFEEALSLYQQVLSAEEQNNNIVGKADALAYIGMCFLNLYQIENAKDNFNQSIQTGSANYLPYYGMARISFEMEGNTADAESFCRQGLEMTPGNGELMKMLFAIYRQRGMELYNNQAYGEAAYYLDQAISYDQTDPFTYMFLGFSYYYTQAYGQCVPMFEKALQLDPSIGNNYPNIYEALNHANSMR, via the coding sequence ATGAAAACAACACATTCCTACCTCCGAATCGCTTTGACGTTAATCGGATTAGCGCTAATTTCATCAGTGGCTAATGCTCAAACCCGAATTGTCTATAATGATGATTTTACCGATAATGGCCATTCATGGTACGAAGGCGATACTGAAGATTATTATCTGAAAGTTGCTTACGGCAAATATATCTTTGAGAGCAAGAACTCCAAAACGTGGATGATGACGCGTTCCGTCGGTTTGAGCGAATATGAAGATTTTGTGATTGAAACGAATATGCTCAAAACCAGCGGTATGGACAACAATTGTCTAGGTCTTTTATGGGGATATAAAGATCCGAATAATTGTTACATGTTTGGTATCAGTGGGGATGGAAATTATTTATACGGCAAATGGGAGAATGGAACCTATTCAAGTCTTATTCAATGGACGGCATCATCGTATATCAATAAATATAACTCGCTCAATAAGCTGACGGTTGAAAAATCAGGTGACCAACTGAAACTGTATATCAATGATCATTTGGTTGAACAAACCAATTACGAATATCCTAAAGGCTCTGAAGTAGGATTTGCATTGAATACAAAAGCCAGAGTGGAGTTTGACAATCTTCTTGTCAAACAGCCTCCGACCGGGACACCCATTTTTGAAGAAACGTTTGCTGACAATTCACGTAACTGGGCCTTGGGAGATGATAAATCCCGTTCAATGAAAGTTGAAAGCGGAAAATATTATTTCGAACATAAACGTACTGTTAATACATGGCTCAGTTGGGTCCCGGCTTCGATCAATACTTATGAAGATTTCATTATCGAAACGTCGATGCGGAAAACCAAAGGTGTCGATGATTACGGTTATGGCGTGATGTGGGGATTGCAAGACGAAAATAATCTGTATTATTTTGGTGTGTCCGGAACCGGGTATTATCAATACGGAAAATTTCAAAATGGCACTTGGGTAAGTCAAATCAACTGGACGGCCTCTTCTTCTATCAAGAAAGGTGAAGCTAACTTATTATCGATTAAAAAAGAAGGTTCGCAATATACCTTTTATATTAACGGCGAATATGTCAATACGGCGCCTTTCGAGGAGTTTTTCGGTGATAAAATAGGTTTTCTTTTAAATGTGAATATGAAAGTTGAAATTGAGGATTTAATGGTCAGGAGCCTTACTGCATCGCAGACCTATGATGACAGTTATAGCAATGAACAGCATATCGATACTTACACCATGTGGGATGAAGCGGCTACGGCTTATACAGGCTTACGGTTTGAGGAAGCGCTGTCATTGTATCAGCAGGTTCTGAGTGCAGAAGAACAAAATAATAATATTGTTGGTAAAGCAGATGCGTTGGCCTATATCGGAATGTGTTTTCTAAATTTGTATCAAATCGAAAATGCAAAAGATAATTTCAATCAATCGATTCAAACCGGTTCAGCAAACTATCTACCTTATTATGGTATGGCCAGAATTTCCTTTGAAATGGAAGGTAATACGGCGGATGCAGAAAGCTTTTGCCGCCAAGGTCTGGAGATGACCCCTGGCAACGGGGAACTAATGAAAATGTTGTTTGCTATTTACCGGCAACGCGGGATGGAGCTTTACAACAATCAGGCGTATGGTGAAGCGGCTTATTACTTGGACCAGGCGATCAGCTATGATCAAACCGATCCGTTTACGTATATGTTTTTAGGTTTTTCTTATTATTATACTCAGGCATACGGACAATGCGTGCCCATGTTCGAAAAAGCTTTACAACTGGATCCCAGTATCGGTAATAATTACCCCAATATCTACGAAGCTCTGAATCATGCTAACAGCATGCGCTAA